The genomic region CCTCTGCTCCTCCTTCGCTTAAATTCCATACAGGATATCTCTTTAACTCAGGGTCTGATTTTATAAAACCATAAGAATCTCTTTGAAATTTAGCAATAGGAACCCATGTATTTGCTCCATGTCCTCCACCTTTTTCCCCTCTATATGTAAATCCCCAGTTATTCGGCTCATTCGGTCCTTCAAAACCAAGTAAAATCCCGTCTTTCGCAAGTTCTCTTCCAACTTTAATAAGTTTATTTATATCCTGTATTAAAGGTAAAGTAAATTTAACACCTGTTTCTTTATTTAATTTTTTCATTTCATCTAAACTTGCCATTCCTCTTATCCATCTTATCCCTGTATACTTAATACACTCAATTGTTTTTTCAAAAATTTCTCCTCTTGTTGATATACTTGTATTTATTCCAATACTATCAAGAAAATCATTAACTCTTTCAGCAAGGATTCCTTTACCTTTTACAGAAATTACTTTTACATTACATTCTGCCTTAAATTTTCCATCCCTGCTTACTGCTCTTACGATTGTATTTCCACCTGTAACAGCAACAATAACACCATCAGAATTAACAGTAGCAACTTTTGGATTATCTGAACTCCATTTAAAAATTTTATCTGTTGCATAGTATGGATTTATAATTAAAGAAGGCCTAAAACTTTTTCCCTCAATAAGAACAATTGAAGAAGGGACAATCTCAACATTTTTAATTGGGACTTTTTCAGGGACTTTTTCAATAGTTATATTCCTTATACATATATCTGTTTCCGGTGAAAAAACTCTTAAATCTGCTCCATTCTGTCTGTTTGCAAATTTAGCATTGTCAACATAATATTCAATTTTTTTCCATGTATTTGTTCCTTCAAAATATATCTTCGGTAAATAAACCCTTGGTTCTCCAACTGAATCATACGCAATATAAAATCCTTCATCACTATTAACTTTTTTATCCCAGTATTCAACTTTTATTAAAACTTTATTTATGCCATCATAAATGAATTTATCATCAATATCACAATAAATTACACCTGCTTCTTTTAAAATATTTGTTTCCAGTCCTGTTTTTCCTGCATAATTTTTAATACTTTCCGCTCCAGAATTTGGACCAACTTTTACCTCAATTCCATTTTTAACAATCGGAACACTGAAAATAACACTGACAGAATCAGATGAAAAAAGATTTAACAAATATAAACAAGAAAAAATAATTACAATTTTAAAAATCCTTTCAAATTTTTTAAGCACTCTCCACCTCCATTTTATAATTTAGACCTGAATTTCAAAAAAAAGTTTAATTTGTATACACTATTATACACATTTTAAAAATTCCTGTCAAGATTTAAATTAACTCATGAATAGTTTATGTGGGAGAAATTTTAAAAGTTTGCTTCAATTTGTACTGAATATGTGTGTCATTTTTTAGGGAAATTTTTCATCCTCTATAAAATTTCTTCCATACATCAATAAAATTTTCACCTTTTATTCTTACTTTTGTTGGTTCAATTAATTCAGCATCAGATTTTTCGCCTCTATTAAATGCATCTGCAGTGGATAAGTACTCAATAACAATTTCACATTTTCCTTCCAATTTTACAGGTTTTATTTCTTTTATTCTTTCTAATGCTCTTTTTGTTTTATCCTTTATTATCTCCCTTGCTTTTAAAGGTGAAAGAGAAATTGCACTTGTTTTTGTTATTCCCCACTTTACAATACACTTTTCAATATTACTGACATATTTTTCTGCTTCTTTTACTGCTGCTTCATCTCCTGATATTAAAATTGTGGGTATTCCAAACCAGCCAGCAAGATATATCTTCATTCCAATTTCTCCTATCTTTTCTCCATTCAACCACATATTAACTATTTCAAGTGTATATGTATGATTTAAATTCCCTTTTTCAGTTCCATTCATTGAGTGGTATCCAAGAAGAATTAAACCATCCCATTTTTTATCAAGTTCCCAAAAAGTCGGTACCGGCCTTCCGTGTAATAGTTTAACTTCTTTATGTATTTTTTCAGGAATTATTCCTCCCGGACCATGACCATCTATTACGAGAATCTCATCTACGTCCTTTTCAATACATGCTTCACAGGTTGCATTTACTTCTTCAGTTGCGAGTTCTTTTGCAGTTTCATAATATTTACTCCCGGATAGTGCCTGTGTCTCAAAATCCACAACTCCAGCAACTCCTTCAAGGTCTGTTATAATAATAATTTTCATAACTTTCTCCTTTTTAAATCAGATTTTGTTCTTCCATCCATCTAACCGCTCTTTCCATTGTTTCTTCCGGTGTATATCTGGGTTTATATCCAAGTTTTTTTGAAATTTTTGAAATATCAGGACACATATGCCATTTAAAATGAGTATTTGCCCCTGGTTGTGGATTTATTTTTTCTGAATATTCTCTCCAACTTACCCATTCAACAGGAATATTTACATTATAGATTTTCCCATAGGTTTCAACAAAATTTTTCACTGTAATGGCATATTCTGAACCAACATTAAAAATTTCATCTTCTGAATTTGAAGGTTGAATAATTGAAAGGAAAAAACCTTTTGCAACATCTTCAGCATCACATGGACCGATAAGTGTCTGTCCAGGTTCGGGAAGAAAAACAATTTCTCCCTTTTTATGCTTTTTATGGTTTTCAATACTTCTTTCTCCATAACAATCAAGAGGAATTTTACCAGGTCCACATATATTTGGTGGCATAATAGCAGTAAAGTTCACTCCATCTTTTTTTGTCTGGATTTTAATCTCTTGCATTTCAAGATATCTTTTAGCATAACCGGAAAAAATACAAGGTGATTGAGTTTCTTCAGGAGTTGGAACTTTCTTTGGCTCTCCAAACATCCATATTGAACCGCAGAGAATAAAGTGTTTAATATAAATCTTACATACTTCATAAATACAGGGAGCAAATGTCCCGAGTATATCAACAACCACATCTGGCTTGACTTCATCAAATATATTTTTCCATTCCTCTTTATTTGAATCATAATTTTTTTTAAAAAACTTTATTCTGTTATTCTCAGGCAGGGGTTTAACTCCTCTTGTTAAAATAAAAAGGTCAAATTTTTCCTCTTCCAGCATTTTTACAAGATTTTTACCTATATGTCCAGTACCCCCTATTATAAATATTTTCATTTTTCCCCCTTTTTAAACTTAAAAAATATCTCAGTAAAATTTATTCAGCAGGTATCTCAATAAAATCATTATTTCCTCTTAAACTCTGCCATTTTTCTTTTTCACCCTTAAGATAAAAGTCAAAAAAACTTTCAACAAAATCCATTGCCTTCTTTTTAAATCCTGTCCCATGTCCTCCATCTTTTATCTTAACAAGAGTTACAGGAACATTATTCTCCTTTAACTTATTATAAAGGATTACACTCTGAACATAAGGAACAACATTATCCTTATCTCCATGCATAATTAAAAATGGTGGACAATCTTTATTAACATAATAAACAGGGCTTGCTTTTTTTGCTTTTTCTTTTAACAGTTCAATTTCACCACCTATAAGTTCTGATATTACTTTATAAGGTG from bacterium harbors:
- a CDS encoding Ig-like domain-containing protein; protein product: MLKKFERIFKIVIIFSCLYLLNLFSSDSVSVIFSVPIVKNGIEVKVGPNSGAESIKNYAGKTGLETNILKEAGVIYCDIDDKFIYDGINKVLIKVEYWDKKVNSDEGFYIAYDSVGEPRVYLPKIYFEGTNTWKKIEYYVDNAKFANRQNGADLRVFSPETDICIRNITIEKVPEKVPIKNVEIVPSSIVLIEGKSFRPSLIINPYYATDKIFKWSSDNPKVATVNSDGVIVAVTGGNTIVRAVSRDGKFKAECNVKVISVKGKGILAERVNDFLDSIGINTSISTRGEIFEKTIECIKYTGIRWIRGMASLDEMKKLNKETGVKFTLPLIQDINKLIKVGRELAKDGILLGFEGPNEPNNWGFTYRGEKGGGHGANTWVPIAKFQRDSYGFIKSDPELKRYPVWNLSEGGAE
- a CDS encoding M55 family metallopeptidase, encoding MKIIIITDLEGVAGVVDFETQALSGSKYYETAKELATEEVNATCEACIEKDVDEILVIDGHGPGGIIPEKIHKEVKLLHGRPVPTFWELDKKWDGLILLGYHSMNGTEKGNLNHTYTLEIVNMWLNGEKIGEIGMKIYLAGWFGIPTILISGDEAAVKEAEKYVSNIEKCIVKWGITKTSAISLSPLKAREIIKDKTKRALERIKEIKPVKLEGKCEIVIEYLSTADAFNRGEKSDAELIEPTKVRIKGENFIDVWKKFYRG
- a CDS encoding NAD(P)-dependent oxidoreductase, encoding MKIFIIGGTGHIGKNLVKMLEEEKFDLFILTRGVKPLPENNRIKFFKKNYDSNKEEWKNIFDEVKPDVVVDILGTFAPCIYEVCKIYIKHFILCGSIWMFGEPKKVPTPEETQSPCIFSGYAKRYLEMQEIKIQTKKDGVNFTAIMPPNICGPGKIPLDCYGERSIENHKKHKKGEIVFLPEPGQTLIGPCDAEDVAKGFFLSIIQPSNSEDEIFNVGSEYAITVKNFVETYGKIYNVNIPVEWVSWREYSEKINPQPGANTHFKWHMCPDISKISKKLGYKPRYTPEETMERAVRWMEEQNLI